The following nucleotide sequence is from Thermus antranikianii DSM 12462.
ACCCACCCGGAGAGGGTGCTGGAGCATGCAGTAAAGGGCATGCTCCCCAAAGGGCCTCTGGGGCGGAGGCTCTTCAAGCGCCTCAAGGTCTATGCCGGCCCCACCCATCCCCACCAGGCCCAGAAACCCGTTAAGCTGGAGGTCAAGTGATGGAGCAGTACTACGGCACCGGTAGGCGCAAGGAAGCGGTGGCCCGGGTCTTTTTAAGGCCCGGAAGCGGTAAGATCACCGTGAACGGCCAGGACTTCCAGGAGTACTTCCAGGGTTTGGTGCGGGCGGTGGCGGCCCTCGAGCCCCTGAGGGTTGTAGACGCCCTGGGGCGCTTTGACGCCTACATCACCGTGAAGGGGGGTGGCAAGAGCGGCCAAATCGACGCCATTAGGCTGGGGGTGGCCCGGGCCCTTCTCCAGTACAACCCCGACTACCGCGCCAAGCTGAAGCCCCTGGGCTTCCTCACCCGGGACGCGCGGGTGGTGGAGCGGAAGAAGTACGGCA
It contains:
- the rpsI gene encoding 30S ribosomal protein S9, with protein sequence MEQYYGTGRRKEAVARVFLRPGSGKITVNGQDFQEYFQGLVRAVAALEPLRVVDALGRFDAYITVKGGGKSGQIDAIRLGVARALLQYNPDYRAKLKPLGFLTRDARVVERKKYGKHKARRAPQYSKR